GCCTTTCTTTTGTGTGTATCTCTTAGCAACTAGTTTGACCTTGAATCTGTCCACATTACCTTTAGcatctttctttgttttaaaCACCCATTTGCACCCAATGGATTTTAAACCTTTGGGAATTTAAACTAATTCCCGAACACCATTATGTGCCATAGATTGCTTCTCCTCTTGCATAGCAACCTTCAATTTATCCAACAATAGACTGGCAATTGCCTCTTTATAAGTCACTCGATCAACAACTCTGCCAATGTTAAAATCATGTTCACCTAATCAACATAATAATCATCAGATAAAGCTAGCCTTCTATCATGTTCAGAACATCGAAGGGGAGCAGTCTGAATTTCTGAATTTTACTGACATTAAGATCAGGATTTTCATTGGCAGGATTAGATTGCTCAACATTTTCCATAGGATTTTTGAACCACTCTTTCATGCACTATTGGGACAGCTGTAGGCTATTGTTCAGGAAGCACTATATCATGAGAGCAATCACAACTACTAATAGTACATTCCAAGAATTTTGCAGTAATAGATTCAACAATTCTTGTGCCATTGTTTGGACAGTAAAACTGGTAACCTTTAGAGCCCACTGGATAACTACTGAAAAAACCATGAGTAGTTCTAGGATCAAGTTTCTTTTCAAAGGGGTTGTAGATTCTCACTTCAATCGAACAACACTAAACATGCAAGTGATTGAATCTAGGCTTTCTACCAGTCCAAATTTCAAAAGGAGTTTTAAAAGCAGCTTAGTATGGACTCTATTTAGGATATACATTGCTGCATAAAGGGCTTCAACCCAAAGTGATTCAAGCAAGTTGGTTCGACTCATCATACACCTAATCATGTTCTTGAGAGGGCGATGTTGATGCTCAACAGGAATTGTACATTGAGTTACTATGCCACATTTTTCTAAATATTCAACAAAAGGACTGATGTGTCAtgtttgatatatttttatGTTTCTCTATCACTATGATTTTATGCATGCTTTATGTTTAAAAGTGATATTTAGTTGTGATTTTTATGGTTGAATAGGGTAAAAAGCACTTGTGATAAAGTGCTATGATGGGCGCTCATCTTATAACCCGATGTAAGATCCGACATGCTCTGGACAAATGACTTCTAATTTAAGTGGGCTATTTAATTTTATCCTAAAAATCCTATTTGAGGAGGCCCTATAAATATGTGAAGCAAGAGCCGTCAAGGGAGCCGTCAGGAGGAGAAGCAACAACTTTTCTCTGCAATTCTTCATTTTCTAGAATAAACTTAGTTTAGTTTAGGAATTAGTTTTCTCGATTCATTTATGAACATCTTTCTTATTCTTGTAATGATGATGTTTTGCTAGTTCCTTTATTCAAGTCAAGGATAGAAGTGGTGACTTTAAGTATTGTAAAACCGGTTTGATCTTCCAACTTTAATTAACTATCTATAATTCCTTGATCTCTATTTTGTGTTTATATATGTATAGTGGAGTAAGTAGCGAATTATTCTCTATATATGTCATATTCTTACCAAAATATTAAGTGTGATCCATAATTGTCATGTTTTAGTATTTCATGTGAAAAATAAGGCTTGTAATTAGCTATCTCCATTTATGAACCCTTAGGGGGAATTGTGGTGTTGATTAGATGATTGTGTGTGTCACGAGTTGTCATCCATTTCGACTGATTCTTAGTTTCTAAAGCTATTATCAGATTAATTTGGAATTGCATCAATACTTAAAGAGTTTGATAATAAGGATACAACTAGAGTGCGTCATTCTATTTGTTGAATTTAGAAGATCTATGAGTTACTATTGGCATCCAGGGTAGCTTAGTCTGACTGGTTAATTAAGGGTTGGATCTTTAGGAGTTAATGATCAATCGGAGTGAAACTTATCAAGCTTttggcttgactttcatttacTGATtatattatttacttttaacataactttcttaattttgtCAGCATATTCCTTTTAATTCCTTATAGTACACTTCATTAATTCAacttagaaaaatgaaaagtttcaCTGTTCCCTATGGGTTCGACCTGGACTCCAACTGCTATAGTTCCAGGAATTCAGTAAATGATTTTTGAAACTCGCGataaatgatcaaaattttggcGCCATTGTTGGAGAACGGTattattcttttgtttttttcgttgttaatttttgttattgatttatATACTTTGATTTTTTATAGGTTTTTAGGTTTATGACCCGGTCTTCCAACTCAGGAGATTTGAAATTTGATCTTGAGatagagaaaatggtgaaaagaCTAAGGAAGTAAAAAGAGAATTCAATCTCAGTTATCCAAGAATTCATCACCGAGTATCCAGATAGCTATTGAATTGGAGATTAGCAATTCAGATAGTAAGACATAAAAAATAATGGCTAATGCTAACCGAACTCTAAAGGAATTAGCAGCTCCTGATGTTAATCATCAACCATTGTGTATTGAGTATTCAACTTTGGATGttaatataaattttaagtTGAAGTCTGAACTCATTCAACTGTTGCCCACCTACCATGGATTATCTGGAGAAGATCCTCATAAGCACCAAAAGGAACTTCACATAGCTTGTGCAACTTTCAGACCTCAAGGTGTTTCTGATGATCAAGTGAAGCTGAGggcttttccattttcattgaaAGATGCAGCAAAGGATTGGTTGTATGATTTACCTTCTAGATCAATCACCACTTGGAATGCCATGAAAGAGCAGTTCTTACAGAAATACTTTCTAGTATCAAGAACAGAAAATATAAGAAAGGAAATTTACGATATTCGGCAATTTGATGGAGAAACTCTCTATGAATACTAGGAATATTTTAAAAAGTTGTGTAATAGCTGCCCCCACTATCAAATAAATGAGAAACTATTGATTCAGTACTTCTATGAAGGATTATTACAAGTGAAAAGAAATATAATCGATGCTGCTAGTGGAGGAGCTTTGGTGGATAAGACACCACAAGAGGTGATTGGCATttattttacctatttttagttaggttttaggttaaatttttggtatgttttaagCTAAAATGGAAGAATTGAGTTCCTTTATAAGTTACTTTTCATACAAGTAGCGTTTCTTAACCAAAATATGCAAAATTGTGGGTTAATATGCAAATTTATGTTGTTTTTGTAAGTTTTGGTATCTTTTGAAATGATTCAAAACAAAAGAGTTTGACAGATTGGACACACtttggtattttggctatatcttgagttacgaGTATCAAATTGAGGtgatttttaaactattttgaaactaagacatAATTCTACAATTCATGTGAAGATATTGAAATCCAGTTTATTGAGTTTCCtaatcaaaaagtcaaaatacagtCAAAAAAATTTCTATCAAAAGCTAAAATAGAGCATCCATCagttaggggtattttggtcatttagcAACCTACAGAGATccaaatgaaatgattcttaatgtattggaaagataactcaaaaatctacaactttcatatttgtACAAGAGTTAATTTGGCTTCTCTCATTAAGAAAATTGTAGTTGAAATTGATcaaaaaatagagcaaagttGAATTTTGAGCTGAATGTGTAGAGCTGAAGACAAAGAAGAACCGCGAGACGATCTATGAGGTACACCTTGCAGATGTACTTTGTGGATCCTTGAGACAAAGCTGCAAGTTGCAGAAGCAACTGGCATTCATTTTCCACTATTTTTTGGACTAATTTTTCTGATAGAATCCGGTTGGAACCAGTTAAATTTGAGTTGGAAAAGCTAAGAACAACTTTTTGATCATATGATGAACATATTTTCTTGTCCAAAAAATCTATAAATACTACTTGTATCTCATTCAATTAAGGATCATGTAGTATCTTGTAGTATCTCGAAACACCTTATAGTATAGAGTAGAAGTAGAGATACAAGTAGTTTTAACTTTACTTTCATATTATGAGTTTCAAAGTGAGTTTAAAGAGTTTTGAGAGGAAGGTGAAAACAATCTTGTATCAAGCATATTTGAGAGATTAACTTGTGAAGGAATTCAAGGATTCAAGTTTCAAGATATTGAATAAGAATTTT
This portion of the Coffea arabica cultivar ET-39 chromosome 2e, Coffea Arabica ET-39 HiFi, whole genome shotgun sequence genome encodes:
- the LOC140036388 gene encoding uncharacterized protein, with the protein product MANANRTLKELAAPDVNHQPLCIEYSTLDVNINFKLKSELIQLLPTYHGLSGEDPHKHQKELHIACATFRPQGVSDDQVKLRAFPFSLKDAAKDWLYDLPSRSITTWNAMKEQFLQKYFLVSRTENIRKEIYDIRQFDGETLYEY